One window of Robiginitalea biformata HTCC2501 genomic DNA carries:
- a CDS encoding transketolase family protein — translation MKTYTDQGKQDTRSGFGAGMTELGRTNPRVVALCADLVGSLKIETFIEENPERFFQTGIAEANMMGISAGLTIGGYIPFASTFANFATGRVYDQIRQSIAYSGKNVKICASHAGITLGEDGATHQILEDIGLMKMLPGMVVINPCDFNQTKAATLAIAEYEGPVYLRFGRPKVANFTPVDQEFHIGKAVHLQEGSDVTIIATGHLVWESLEAAQRLHEQGISADVINIHTIKPLDEEAILASVAKTGCVVTAEEHNYLGGLGESVAGLLARRHPTPQEFVAVQDTFGESGTPDDLMAKYGIDNKAVEKAVLRVLERKA, via the coding sequence ATGAAAACTTACACGGATCAAGGAAAACAGGATACACGAAGCGGCTTTGGCGCGGGAATGACCGAGCTCGGGCGGACAAACCCCCGGGTGGTGGCCCTATGCGCAGACCTGGTGGGGTCGCTCAAGATCGAGACCTTTATTGAGGAAAACCCCGAGCGGTTTTTCCAGACGGGCATTGCCGAGGCGAACATGATGGGGATTTCAGCCGGACTGACTATTGGCGGCTACATCCCGTTTGCCAGCACGTTTGCGAATTTCGCCACCGGCCGGGTCTACGACCAGATCCGCCAGTCGATTGCCTATTCCGGCAAGAACGTAAAAATCTGCGCTTCCCACGCCGGGATCACCCTGGGGGAAGACGGGGCCACCCACCAGATCCTCGAGGACATCGGGCTGATGAAGATGCTCCCGGGCATGGTGGTGATCAACCCCTGCGATTTTAACCAGACCAAGGCGGCCACCCTGGCCATCGCCGAGTACGAAGGCCCGGTGTACCTGCGTTTCGGGCGGCCGAAAGTGGCCAATTTCACCCCGGTGGACCAGGAATTCCACATTGGGAAGGCCGTACACCTGCAGGAAGGCTCGGACGTAACCATCATCGCCACAGGCCACCTGGTCTGGGAATCCCTGGAGGCCGCCCAGCGGCTCCACGAGCAGGGCATCTCCGCGGACGTCATCAATATCCACACGATTAAGCCCCTGGACGAGGAAGCCATCCTGGCCTCCGTAGCCAAAACGGGCTGCGTGGTCACCGCCGAGGAGCACAATTACCTGGGCGGCCTCGGGGAAAGCGTCGCCGGGCTGCTGGCGCGCAGGCATCCCACGCCCCAGGAATTCGTGGCCGTACAGGATACGTTTGGGGAAAGCGGAACGCCGGACGACCTGATGGCGAAATACGGGATTGACAATAAAGCCGTGGAAAAGGCCGTTTTAAGGGTGTTAGAACGCAAGGCCTGA
- a CDS encoding shikimate kinase, translated as MRIALVGYMGSGKSTVGRLLAENLGVSFTDLDDYIVARLGQSIPEVFREKGEIYFRKQEHRLLKEWLQSGESGVLALGGGTPCYAGNMELLLAQADAVCYLQVSVPELARRLRQGQESRPLIAHLHPEELPEFIGKHLFERAPFYARAMHVLPADKHSPEELAAQILEKVS; from the coding sequence ATGCGGATTGCACTGGTAGGATATATGGGAAGCGGGAAAAGTACCGTGGGCCGGCTGTTGGCAGAGAACCTCGGGGTTTCCTTCACGGACCTGGACGATTACATCGTGGCCCGGCTCGGGCAATCCATCCCGGAGGTCTTCCGGGAAAAGGGGGAAATCTATTTTCGGAAACAGGAACACCGATTATTGAAAGAGTGGTTGCAGTCCGGGGAGTCCGGGGTCCTGGCCCTGGGGGGCGGCACGCCCTGTTATGCCGGGAACATGGAATTGTTGCTCGCCCAGGCGGATGCTGTTTGCTATTTGCAGGTATCCGTACCGGAACTGGCCCGCAGGTTGCGGCAGGGGCAGGAAAGCCGGCCGCTGATCGCCCACCTGCACCCGGAGGAGTTACCGGAATTCATAGGGAAGCACTTGTTTGAACGGGCGCCCTTTTACGCCCGGGCCATGCATGTATTGCCGGCCGACAAGCACAGTCCGGAAGAGTTGGCGGCGCAGATCCTCGAAAAGGTTTCCTGA
- a CDS encoding FKBP-type peptidyl-prolyl cis-trans isomerase, whose amino-acid sequence MTWKKYGLCLLAAAGLIGCSNDDDGGIVEVPPRTLAEVAPEDQAAIQEFLQTHFYNYEEFQNPPADFDYRVVIDTIAGANADKEPLSAQVSSKQISVSADEFGLEDQADVLHTFYYLEARVGGGGPEEAPTVADSVLLTYEGSLLNGESFDGTFVEPIWFDLAGLQGPLSGARGFTEGMPFFKPASSITANPDGTVSAQDAGVGLIIMPSGLGFFNNSAGGIPTYSPLIFTVQVFSVKRTDHDGDGIPSIDEDLDGDGYLYNDNTDEEAERNAFGAFLTVNFLDSDDDGDGTPTREEIIINADGSITYPDSNNNGIPDYLDPDTN is encoded by the coding sequence ATGACCTGGAAAAAATACGGGCTTTGCCTGCTGGCGGCAGCGGGATTGATCGGATGCAGCAATGATGATGACGGAGGGATTGTTGAAGTCCCGCCCCGCACCCTGGCCGAGGTGGCGCCGGAAGACCAGGCCGCCATCCAGGAGTTTTTACAAACGCATTTCTACAATTACGAGGAATTCCAGAACCCGCCGGCGGATTTCGACTACCGGGTTGTGATCGATACGATTGCCGGGGCGAATGCCGACAAGGAACCCCTGAGCGCCCAGGTTTCCAGCAAACAGATTTCGGTTTCTGCCGACGAATTTGGCCTGGAAGACCAGGCGGACGTCCTCCATACGTTTTACTACCTGGAGGCCCGCGTTGGCGGTGGCGGGCCTGAAGAAGCGCCTACCGTGGCCGATTCGGTCTTGCTTACCTATGAAGGCAGCCTGCTCAACGGGGAGTCCTTTGACGGCACCTTCGTGGAGCCCATCTGGTTTGACCTGGCCGGTTTGCAGGGCCCGCTTTCGGGTGCCCGCGGATTTACGGAAGGCATGCCGTTCTTTAAGCCGGCATCGTCCATTACTGCTAACCCGGACGGTACAGTCAGTGCCCAGGATGCCGGGGTAGGCCTGATCATCATGCCCTCCGGCCTGGGGTTTTTCAACAACAGCGCAGGCGGCATCCCCACTTACAGCCCGCTGATCTTTACGGTCCAGGTCTTTTCTGTGAAGCGAACGGACCACGACGGGGATGGGATCCCTTCCATCGACGAAGACCTGGACGGGGACGGTTACCTGTATAACGACAATACGGACGAGGAGGCCGAACGCAACGCATTCGGGGCGTTTCTGACGGTTAATTTCCTGGATTCGGACGATGACGGGGACGGAACGCCCACCCGGGAGGAAATCATCATCAATGCGGACGGCAGCATTACCTATCCGGACTCCAACAACAACGGCATCCCGGATTACCTGGACCCGGATACGAACTAA
- a CDS encoding adenosylcobalamin-dependent ribonucleoside-diphosphate reductase: protein MPTSTIHEPTQTFTQEEAFEASLAYFKGDDLAARVWVTKYALKDSDGNIYERTPDDMHRRIAGEIARIEEKYPNPLGEEEIFDLIKNFKYIVPQGSPMAGIGNPYQIASLSNCFVIGTDGNSDSYGAIMKVDQEQVQLMKRRGGVGHDLSHIRPKGSPVKNSALTSTGLVPFMERYSNSTREVAQDGRRGALMLSVSINHPDAEDFIDAKMEQGKVTGANVSVRIDDAFMKAVEMDGHYTQKFPIHSSDPKFSKKIKASQLWKKIVHNAWKSAEPGILFWDTIIDESVPDCYADLGYKTVSTNPCGEIPLCPYDSCRLLAINLFSYVEEPFTEEASFNFPLFKKHIAAAQRIMDDIIDLELEKVDAILKKIEDDPELDETKMVEYKLWQNIRKKAEEGRRTGIGITAEGDMLAALGLRYGSKKANEFSVEVHKTIALEAYRASVQTARDRGAFGIFDAQREKENPFILRLKEADEKLYYEMLEHGRRNIALLTIAPTGTTSLMTQTTSGIEPVFLPVYKRRRKVNPNDKEARVDFVDEVGDSWEEYLVFHHQFKAWMITKGYDTDKNYSQEEINAIVEKSPYYKATSNDVDWLSKVRLQGEVQKWVDHSISVTINLPNDVSEELVGKLYLEAWKAGCKGVTVYRDGSRSGVLISNDDNKEDSQNTLTAFPTKRPQTLEADVVRFQNNKEKWIAFIGLIDNKPYEIFTGLADDEDGILIPRWVEKGLIIKNKDEDGNSRYDFQYKNTRGYKTTIEGLSHKFDPEYWNYAKLISGTLRHGMPIENIVDLIGSLQLDSEQINTWKNGVARALKRYVADGVAAKGQKCSNCKSANLIYQEGCLTCTDCGSSKCG from the coding sequence ATGCCTACATCTACAATCCACGAGCCTACGCAGACATTCACCCAGGAAGAAGCATTTGAAGCTTCCCTGGCTTATTTTAAGGGCGACGACCTGGCTGCCCGCGTCTGGGTGACCAAATATGCCCTTAAAGATTCCGACGGGAATATCTATGAGCGTACCCCGGACGATATGCACCGAAGGATCGCCGGTGAAATCGCCCGGATCGAGGAAAAGTATCCGAACCCCCTTGGGGAGGAAGAAATCTTTGACCTGATCAAAAACTTCAAATACATCGTACCCCAGGGCAGTCCGATGGCAGGCATCGGCAATCCCTATCAGATCGCTTCACTTTCCAACTGTTTTGTCATCGGAACAGACGGCAATTCGGATTCGTATGGGGCTATAATGAAAGTCGACCAGGAGCAGGTACAATTGATGAAACGCCGGGGTGGGGTTGGACACGACCTTTCTCATATCCGGCCCAAAGGCTCGCCGGTGAAAAATTCGGCCCTGACTTCAACGGGGTTGGTTCCCTTTATGGAGCGCTATTCGAACTCCACCCGCGAAGTTGCACAGGATGGTCGACGGGGAGCCTTAATGCTTTCCGTTTCCATCAACCATCCCGATGCGGAAGACTTTATCGATGCAAAAATGGAGCAGGGCAAGGTAACGGGTGCGAACGTTTCCGTGCGTATAGACGATGCTTTTATGAAAGCTGTTGAAATGGACGGGCATTACACCCAAAAATTCCCTATCCACAGCAGCGATCCAAAATTTTCCAAAAAAATAAAGGCATCTCAACTCTGGAAAAAAATAGTGCACAATGCATGGAAATCAGCCGAACCGGGAATTCTGTTCTGGGATACAATTATTGACGAATCAGTACCGGATTGCTACGCTGACCTGGGTTATAAGACCGTATCGACAAACCCCTGTGGTGAAATTCCACTTTGCCCCTATGATTCCTGTCGCTTGCTGGCAATCAATCTTTTCAGCTATGTAGAAGAGCCCTTTACGGAAGAAGCGTCCTTTAATTTTCCCCTCTTTAAAAAACATATTGCGGCAGCACAACGCATCATGGACGACATCATCGATCTGGAGCTCGAAAAAGTAGATGCCATTTTGAAGAAAATCGAGGATGACCCCGAGTTGGATGAAACCAAAATGGTGGAATACAAACTCTGGCAGAACATCAGGAAAAAGGCTGAGGAAGGCCGTAGGACAGGTATAGGCATTACCGCAGAAGGCGATATGCTCGCTGCCCTTGGTTTGCGTTATGGCAGCAAAAAAGCCAATGAATTCTCAGTTGAAGTACATAAGACCATCGCCCTGGAGGCTTATCGGGCCTCGGTACAAACTGCCCGGGACCGCGGTGCCTTCGGGATATTCGATGCGCAGCGCGAAAAGGAAAATCCATTTATCCTCCGGTTAAAAGAGGCCGATGAAAAACTGTACTATGAAATGCTCGAACATGGCCGGCGGAACATTGCGCTTTTGACCATCGCCCCAACGGGTACTACAAGTTTGATGACCCAAACTACTTCGGGTATTGAACCCGTTTTTCTTCCGGTCTACAAACGTCGGAGGAAAGTCAACCCGAACGACAAGGAAGCACGCGTCGATTTTGTGGACGAGGTGGGCGATTCATGGGAAGAATATCTCGTATTCCACCACCAGTTCAAGGCCTGGATGATTACCAAAGGCTACGATACGGACAAAAATTACAGCCAGGAGGAGATCAATGCCATCGTTGAAAAGTCGCCCTACTACAAGGCCACCTCCAATGATGTGGATTGGCTGAGCAAGGTACGCCTGCAGGGTGAGGTGCAGAAGTGGGTGGACCACTCCATCAGCGTTACCATCAACCTGCCTAACGACGTTTCGGAGGAACTGGTCGGCAAACTCTATCTGGAAGCCTGGAAAGCCGGTTGCAAGGGCGTTACCGTATATCGCGATGGTTCGCGTTCGGGGGTTCTCATATCCAACGATGACAACAAGGAGGATTCCCAGAATACCCTGACGGCCTTCCCCACCAAGCGACCGCAGACCCTTGAGGCCGATGTCGTGCGTTTTCAGAACAACAAGGAAAAATGGATCGCCTTTATCGGGCTTATCGACAACAAACCCTACGAAATCTTTACAGGGCTGGCCGATGACGAAGATGGCATCCTGATTCCCCGTTGGGTGGAGAAGGGGCTGATTATTAAAAACAAAGATGAAGACGGAAATTCCCGTTATGATTTTCAATATAAAAACACCAGGGGCTATAAAACGACGATCGAAGGATTATCCCATAAATTCGATCCCGAATACTGGAATTATGCCAAACTGATATCCGGTACGCTTCGCCATGGCATGCCGATCGAAAACATTGTCGACCTTATTGGCAGCCTGCAACTCGATAGTGAACAGATCAACACGTGGAAAAACGGCGTGGCACGGGCTTTAAAAAGATATGTGGCCGATGGCGTGGCAGCCAAAGGCCAGAAGTGCAGCAACTGCAAGTCCGCGAATCTGATCTATCAGGAGGGTTGTTTGACCTGCACCGACTGCGGGTCTTCTAAATGCGGGTAG
- a CDS encoding RNA-binding S4 domain-containing protein, whose protein sequence is MRIDKYLWCTRYFKTRNKATEACRKGLVRINGDTCKPSREVLPSDKITLRKNQLEMQLTVLDIPPQRVGAKWVGIYRQDTTPAEDLEQHKLIRATKEYYRKKGTGRPTKKDRRDLEAYREDPDDDWDPDAKTP, encoded by the coding sequence ATGCGCATCGATAAATACCTCTGGTGCACCCGGTATTTCAAGACGCGGAACAAGGCCACCGAGGCCTGCCGGAAGGGCCTGGTGCGCATAAACGGGGACACGTGCAAACCCTCCCGGGAAGTCCTTCCCTCGGATAAAATCACGCTGCGCAAAAACCAGCTGGAGATGCAACTGACCGTGCTGGACATCCCGCCACAGCGCGTGGGGGCCAAATGGGTGGGGATTTACCGGCAGGACACCACCCCGGCCGAGGACCTGGAGCAACACAAGCTCATCAGGGCCACCAAAGAGTATTACCGCAAAAAAGGCACGGGCCGCCCCACCAAGAAGGACCGACGCGACCTGGAGGCCTACAGGGAGGACCCGGATGACGACTGGGACCCGGACGCAAAGACACCCTGA
- a CDS encoding carbohydrate binding family 9 domain-containing protein codes for MRFLLGCLTGPALFGQSPEPLPIPRVDGIVFDGRVDEPAWDAISTLPMVQYEPNAGEAPTERTEIRLAYDDTYFYCSMRAYDSDPNGVRATSLYRDRISGSDHLELLLDTYNDNETAYVFTTTPAGIRNDLEISNDGTGGTISSNTWLNRDFNTFWDAETTVTDQGWFAEIRIPFSSLRFQDTDGRVIMGLTVQRKVARKLERLVFPAVPPKTNFAFLRPSLAQKIVLTGIKPIKTLYVTPYVLAGHEQINALNDSGTGYDQRGEFQGNLGGDVKFSITNNLTADFTINTDFAQAEADDQLVNLSRFSLFFPEKRQFFQERASIFDFRTGGLSRLFFSRRIGLTATGEQVPIYGGVRLIGRMNTWDLAVLDMQTQRQDTIPSENFGVLRLRKRVFNRNSYLGGMFTSRIDTEGNSNLAYGVDGLIRVAGDDYLTLQWAQTFDSRFVDQAAADFKSGRLALEMNRRRRRGFGYTVGAIFSGPNYNPGVGFVDRSDFKYGTTALSHTWFRESGPFIWHKLEALGNAYLDNSSNYVLSSEYGAEWSFSRRNLDGGSVLVKKVYENILTDFPLAEGVVIPPGMYDFYRISGTYSMAVDRTVRTGAVLETGTFYDGWLHTLTLTPSWYQSKYFQLNLEYSYNYGIFDNRNEILNFHIARLRVGTALNRHISTNALLQYNGAQDLLSYNVRFRWNFREGQDLWIVVNSGLNTDRMAFTPNLPRTANRSILLKYIHTFIF; via the coding sequence TTGAGATTTCTTCTGGGTTGCCTGACAGGCCCTGCGCTTTTTGGGCAATCCCCGGAACCGCTGCCAATTCCTAGGGTAGACGGGATCGTATTTGACGGCCGGGTGGACGAACCGGCCTGGGATGCGATCTCCACGCTTCCCATGGTGCAGTACGAGCCGAATGCGGGGGAAGCCCCAACCGAACGCACCGAAATTCGACTGGCCTACGACGACACCTATTTCTACTGCTCCATGCGTGCCTACGACAGCGATCCCAACGGGGTGCGGGCTACCTCGCTCTACCGGGACCGGATTTCCGGTTCCGACCACCTGGAACTCCTGTTGGACACCTACAACGACAATGAAACGGCCTATGTGTTCACCACCACGCCTGCCGGTATCCGCAATGACCTGGAAATTTCCAATGACGGTACCGGGGGCACCATCTCGTCCAATACATGGCTGAACCGGGATTTCAATACCTTCTGGGATGCGGAGACCACAGTCACCGATCAGGGGTGGTTTGCCGAAATACGAATACCCTTCAGCAGCCTCCGGTTCCAAGATACCGACGGGCGGGTCATTATGGGCCTAACGGTCCAGCGAAAGGTGGCCCGCAAACTCGAACGCCTGGTTTTTCCGGCGGTGCCTCCAAAGACCAACTTTGCCTTTTTGCGACCTTCCCTGGCCCAAAAAATTGTCCTCACGGGCATCAAACCCATCAAAACCTTATATGTGACGCCCTATGTGCTGGCCGGGCATGAACAAATCAATGCGCTGAATGATTCCGGGACGGGCTATGACCAACGCGGGGAATTTCAAGGAAACCTCGGCGGGGATGTGAAGTTCTCCATTACCAACAACCTGACGGCCGATTTTACGATCAACACGGATTTTGCCCAGGCCGAAGCCGACGACCAGCTGGTGAACCTGTCCCGGTTTTCTCTTTTCTTTCCTGAGAAACGCCAGTTTTTCCAGGAGCGGGCCTCCATATTTGACTTTCGAACCGGGGGGCTGAGCCGGTTGTTTTTCAGCCGTCGGATTGGCCTGACAGCTACTGGGGAACAGGTTCCCATCTATGGCGGGGTGCGCCTGATTGGCCGGATGAATACCTGGGACCTGGCTGTCCTGGATATGCAGACCCAACGGCAGGATACCATCCCATCGGAAAACTTCGGGGTACTTCGCCTTCGCAAGCGCGTTTTTAACAGGAACAGTTACCTGGGCGGCATGTTCACCAGCCGGATTGACACAGAAGGCAACAGCAACCTGGCTTACGGCGTGGATGGGCTGATCCGCGTGGCCGGGGACGATTACCTAACACTCCAATGGGCTCAGACCTTTGACAGCCGGTTTGTGGACCAGGCAGCCGCTGACTTTAAAAGCGGGCGACTGGCCCTGGAGATGAACCGCAGGCGCCGCAGGGGCTTTGGTTATACGGTAGGGGCGATATTTTCCGGCCCAAATTACAACCCGGGGGTAGGATTTGTGGATCGGAGCGACTTCAAATACGGCACGACGGCCCTGTCGCATACCTGGTTCCGGGAGTCCGGCCCCTTTATCTGGCACAAGCTGGAGGCTCTGGGCAATGCCTACCTGGACAATTCGAGCAACTATGTATTATCTTCTGAGTATGGCGCAGAATGGTCCTTTTCCAGGCGTAACCTGGACGGTGGCAGTGTCCTGGTAAAAAAAGTCTACGAAAACATCCTGACGGATTTTCCGCTGGCCGAAGGCGTGGTCATCCCGCCGGGCATGTATGATTTCTACCGGATCAGCGGCACGTATTCCATGGCGGTCGACCGGACGGTGCGGACAGGGGCCGTGCTGGAAACCGGTACATTTTACGATGGCTGGCTGCACACCCTGACGTTGACTCCTTCCTGGTACCAGTCGAAGTATTTCCAGCTGAACCTCGAATACAGTTATAACTACGGGATATTTGACAACCGGAACGAAATATTAAACTTCCATATTGCCCGCCTCCGCGTTGGAACGGCACTCAACCGGCATATTTCCACGAATGCCCTATTGCAATACAACGGGGCCCAGGACCTGCTTTCGTACAACGTCCGATTCCGCTGGAATTTCCGGGAAGGCCAGGACCTATGGATCGTAGTCAATTCGGGCCTGAATACAGACCGGATGGCTTTCACCCCCAACCTGCCACGCACCGCGAACCGCTCCATCCTCCTGAAATACATCCATACTTTTATCTTTTAG
- a CDS encoding porin family protein, translating to MKRTLLSCLLGLFALSAFAQKDPGFGIKAGLNFNSNGDYKFDSAPDLSSDTKMGYHLGIFGQFGDKVFFRPELIYTKTKSEYDGSDFDMSKLDLPLLVGIRILGPVKIFAGPDLQYILDTDFDEITLGDVENDFTVGLHIGAGVNLGNIGIDLRYERGLSSNEAEAVGLESGRIDTRPSQFILGLSVKL from the coding sequence ATGAAACGCACACTTCTCAGCTGCCTGCTGGGGCTCTTCGCCCTGTCGGCATTCGCACAAAAAGACCCCGGATTCGGAATCAAGGCCGGGTTGAACTTCAACTCGAACGGGGATTACAAATTCGATTCGGCCCCCGACCTGAGTTCGGACACCAAGATGGGTTACCACCTCGGGATTTTCGGCCAGTTTGGGGATAAAGTCTTTTTCCGCCCCGAGCTGATTTATACCAAGACAAAATCCGAATACGACGGCTCGGACTTCGATATGAGCAAGCTGGACCTGCCCCTGCTGGTGGGAATCCGGATCCTCGGCCCAGTCAAAATATTTGCCGGCCCGGACCTGCAATACATCCTGGATACGGATTTTGACGAAATCACCCTGGGGGACGTGGAAAACGATTTCACGGTTGGCCTGCATATCGGCGCCGGGGTGAACCTGGGGAATATCGGGATCGACCTGCGGTATGAACGGGGCCTGAGCAGCAACGAAGCGGAAGCCGTAGGGCTGGAATCCGGGCGTATCGACACGCGCCCCAGCCAGTTTATCCTGGGCCTCTCCGTTAAGTTGTAG
- a CDS encoding methyltransferase domain-containing protein has protein sequence MTDLDRDFWEDRYRAGTDRWDLGGPSPPLTAYIDGLTDQELRILVPGAGRGYEAEYLYRAGFENLTIVDLARRPLDDLRRRLPELPAAALQQTDFFSFRGGPFDLILEHTFFCALPPARRPDYVQAMHRLLVPGGRLAGLFFDFPLTEDGPPFGGSETEYRNRFSSLFHIRKLERARNSIPPRAGTELFFIFEKK, from the coding sequence ATGACGGATTTGGACAGGGATTTCTGGGAAGATCGTTACCGGGCAGGCACAGACCGATGGGACCTCGGGGGGCCTTCCCCGCCCCTGACGGCTTATATCGACGGGCTCACCGACCAGGAACTGCGCATCCTGGTGCCAGGGGCAGGCCGGGGGTACGAGGCCGAGTACCTCTACCGTGCGGGCTTCGAAAACCTGACGATTGTGGACCTGGCCCGCCGGCCCCTGGACGACCTCAGGCGCCGACTGCCGGAACTCCCGGCCGCTGCCCTGCAACAAACGGATTTTTTCAGCTTCCGTGGAGGACCTTTTGACCTGATTTTGGAACACACGTTTTTCTGCGCCCTCCCCCCTGCCCGTCGCCCGGATTACGTGCAGGCCATGCACCGGCTCCTGGTCCCCGGCGGACGGCTGGCCGGCCTGTTTTTTGACTTCCCGCTCACGGAAGACGGCCCCCCGTTCGGCGGGTCGGAAACCGAATACCGCAACCGCTTTTCCTCCCTGTTCCATATCCGCAAACTGGAGCGCGCCCGGAATTCCATCCCGCCCCGCGCCGGTACCGAACTGTTTTTTATCTTTGAGAAGAAATAA
- a CDS encoding phosphotriesterase family protein encodes MRRLSLLSILVAPVMALGQLITVTGEIHPEDMGVSLIHEHVLVDWIGADSTGYHRWDREAVVARALPYLEELRQYGVRTFLDCTPAYLGRDPWILRALSEQTGIQILTNTGYYGARDNLHVPESAREATPREIAAVWIEEFREGIDGSGIRPGFIKISVANRDTLSALHEKIVRAAAYTHLETGMAIVSHTGGDGPAMAQIGILREMGVSPEAFTWTHAQNGTPEGYQEAARAGAWISLDHLNAGTKGRQANPGNPGNLDWYVQTLSELKRRGLLDHVLLSHDAGWYDVGEPNGGGYRGYTDLFTHLIPRLQENGFTRGEIDQLLKDNPRRAYAIRVRAH; translated from the coding sequence ATGCGCCGTTTATCCTTGTTGTCCATACTGGTTGCCCCCGTTATGGCACTCGGGCAACTCATCACCGTAACCGGGGAGATACACCCTGAGGATATGGGGGTGTCCCTGATCCACGAACACGTGCTGGTGGACTGGATAGGGGCGGATAGTACCGGCTACCACCGCTGGGACCGGGAAGCGGTTGTTGCCCGTGCCCTGCCCTATCTGGAGGAACTCCGGCAATACGGGGTCCGGACCTTCCTGGATTGCACCCCGGCCTACCTGGGGCGCGACCCGTGGATACTGCGAGCATTGTCCGAACAAACAGGGATCCAAATCCTCACCAACACAGGTTACTACGGGGCCCGGGACAACCTGCACGTGCCGGAAAGCGCACGGGAGGCCACGCCCAGGGAGATTGCCGCCGTATGGATCGAAGAATTCCGGGAGGGGATCGACGGTAGCGGCATCCGGCCGGGTTTTATCAAGATCTCAGTTGCCAACCGGGATACGCTTTCCGCCTTGCACGAAAAGATCGTTCGGGCAGCCGCGTACACGCATCTGGAAACGGGTATGGCCATTGTCTCCCACACCGGGGGAGACGGGCCGGCCATGGCACAGATCGGGATCCTCAGGGAAATGGGGGTATCCCCGGAGGCCTTTACCTGGACACACGCCCAGAACGGGACGCCGGAGGGCTATCAGGAAGCAGCCCGGGCGGGTGCCTGGATCTCACTGGACCATCTAAACGCCGGCACCAAAGGCCGTCAGGCAAATCCCGGAAACCCCGGCAACCTCGATTGGTACGTGCAAACGCTTTCGGAGCTGAAGCGCCGGGGCTTGCTGGACCACGTCCTGTTGTCACACGATGCCGGCTGGTACGACGTGGGGGAGCCGAATGGCGGCGGTTACCGGGGGTATACCGACCTGTTCACCCACCTGATCCCCCGCCTGCAAGAAAATGGCTTTACCCGCGGTGAAATCGACCAACTGCTAAAAGACAACCCCCGTCGGGCCTATGCCATCCGGGTGCGGGCTCACTAA
- a CDS encoding phosphoribosyltransferase domain-containing protein: protein MENQILTHEQIRHKIRRIAYQIYESNVEEKQIVLAGIEGGGLDFARKIQAVLQEITPAEILLCKVKMDKANPLKSGVTTSLKPEEYENRSVVLVDDVLNSGSTLIYGVHHFLKTPTRQLKTAVLINRNHKRYPVKADFKGLSLSTSLQMHVRVDFTPRKNGVFLD from the coding sequence ATGGAAAACCAGATCCTGACCCACGAGCAGATCCGCCACAAGATCCGCAGGATTGCCTACCAGATCTACGAGAGCAACGTGGAAGAAAAACAAATCGTCCTGGCAGGGATTGAAGGAGGCGGGCTCGATTTTGCCCGGAAAATCCAGGCCGTGCTCCAGGAGATCACCCCGGCGGAAATCCTGCTCTGCAAGGTAAAAATGGATAAGGCCAACCCCCTGAAGAGCGGGGTTACCACCTCCCTGAAACCCGAGGAATACGAAAACCGCTCCGTGGTGCTGGTAGACGATGTCCTGAATTCGGGCAGTACGCTTATCTACGGGGTACACCACTTTTTAAAGACCCCGACGCGACAGCTCAAAACGGCTGTCCTGATCAACCGGAACCACAAGCGCTACCCGGTAAAGGCCGACTTTAAAGGGCTTTCCCTGTCTACCTCCCTGCAGATGCACGTTCGGGTAGATTTCACCCCGCGCAAAAACGGGGTATTCCTGGATTGA